AAAGGCAGCAGAAACCGCAGCGAGTTTTCTGGCCAAACAGATGGAAAACTAAGCGGATTTAATGAATGTATAAAACTTTTATAAAAAAACTCACAGCGGAAGAAGCCGCTGTGAGTTTTTTTGCCGAAAAGCCGGCTTTTTGCGGCTCCGGGTAAAATATTAATCCAAACAGGCGGTGCGAATGTTTTGAATTGTTACAGTAAATGGTAAATACGGTCACTGTTACAAGTGAAACATTCCCGGTTTTACCCAAGTAGGGGTTAAATAATATTTAGTTATTTCTTTTGATAAAAGGTGAAGAATTTCACATACTACGCAAATATCTTGCTTCAAGTGCTCCTTTTTTTATACGTGAACCTTTTCACAAAAACGCTTAGTGAAGGGCTTCACAAGGCCTAAAACTAAAGTGAAAGTTTTCACATACTACGAAAAGAGGCAAATGTCAAAACTTTTTTTGAAAAATTTAAAGACGCTGCAAATCCTTTGACAAAGGTAATGTAACCGCTTACGAATTTTTAATTTTTGGAGTTGATAGAAAATTTGCCCTTGTGTTTACTTTATGTTTACGCTTATAATCACTACCAACACGAAAGAACAATTAAAAACGGATAGGGAGAGCGATATTATGAACAAGAAATACAAATCTTCTTTACACATGCATCAAATTCACAACGGAAAAATGGAAGTCGTTTCAAAAGTGCCATTGGAAAATAAAGAGGATTTGAGTTTGGCGTACTCGCCGGGTGTTGCTGAACCTTGTGTAGAAATCGCTCATGATCCGTCTCTTGCATATGAATATACAATCAAAGGAAATCTGGTGGCAGTTGTGACGGATGGAACGGCGGTTCTCGGCCTTGGAGACATCGGCCCTGAAGCTGCACTGCCAGTCATGGAAGGTAAAGCGCTGCTGCTGAAACAGTTTGCCGGGATCGATGCGTTTCCAATCTGTCTTGATACAAAGAACGTTGATGAAATTGTAAATATTGTAAAAATGATGAGCCCGACATTCGGTGCGGTAAATCTGGAAGACATCTCTGCGCCGCGTTGTTTTGAAATTGAGCAAAGGCTGCGGGAAGAATGCAATATCCCGATTTTCCATGATGACCAGCACGGCACGGCAATCGTAGTAGGTGCCGGATTACTGAATGCATTGAAAGTGGTCGGCAAAGAACGCAGTGAAGTGAAGATCGTATTGAACGGTGCCGGAGCGGCAGGCGTGGCAATTACAAAGCTGTTGCTTAACATGGGCTTCGAGAACATTATTATGTGTGATTCAAAAGGAATTATTTTTGAAGGCCGAGACTATTCGATGAACGACATCAAGCATGAAATGTCCCGTGTTACGAATCTTGAAAAGATCGAAGGTTCATTGGAAGATGCGATGAAAGGTGCAGACGTCTTCGTGGGTGTATCTGTCGCAAACTTGTTGACGAAAGAATTGATTGCCCTGATGAACACAGACCCGATCGTATTCGGACTGGCGAACCCAAATCCTGAATTGAAGCCTGAGTTAGCTGAAGAATACGGCGTGCGTATTATTGCGACGGGCCGCTCAGACTATCCTAACCAGGTCAATAACGTCTTGGCATTCCCGGGCATCTTCCGCGGTGCACTTGACGTCAGGGCAACGGAAATTAACGAAGAGATGAAGCTTGCAGCAACCTATGCTATTGCCGATTTGATCAAGGATGAAGACTTGCGTGATGATTATATCATTCCTGATCCATTCGATGACCGTATTCCGACAATCGTTGCACATGCAGTAGGGAAAGCGGCAATGCGCACAGGTGTATCCGTTGCAAAAGAACTGATTCTGCCAAACCGATAAATGAAATGCAGGCCCGTCTTACCCGGCTTATGGGGAGACGGGTTTTGCTTTTATGCAGGGATCCTGTAAAACGGATGGCACACGGCTTTCCGCCGCAGCACGTTTTATTTCCTTAACTTTTCAATAAATGAACCAGCCTTTTCCTGCACAATGGAAAGACTGGTTTTTCTGTATGCCCCGCGCACACACGCATGCAACCTCCCGCACGTATAGTAAGATAAAACCAATAGGCTTGGGGGGAACGGAATGACTTGGCTACTGATCGCGGGTTTTGCAATTTCATCCAGCATCGACAACTTTGGAGTCGGACTTTCTTACGGGGTACAGCGGGTTCGGATTCCGCCCGCATCGAATGCGCTTATAGCGGCAATTTGTTTTATCTTCAGTTTGATCGGCATCGTGTCGGGGGCATGGCTGGCTGAACTGTTACCGGGAATGCTTCCTGATCTCATAGCATTTGCAGTACTCAGTATGATCGGGATACGAATTATGGTCATTGCTTTTCGGCAGCAGAAAAGACATCAGTCTAATGTATTCAGCGAGCCTGAAAGAATGGACTTTGACGGATCTTCGCATATTAGCCTTGGAGAAGCGCTGCTGCTCGGCATCGCACTCTCCGCGAATGCACTGACGAACGGTGTAGGAGCTGGACTGCTGGCATTGTCGCCCATTGCGATCGCGCTGTCAGCGGCAATCGGCAGTTATATCACATTATCGGCGGGCGTCAGATTAGGTGCCAGATTGGCGGGTGTCCAAATCGGCAGAATGTCTGTCGGACAGTTTGGAACATTCATGAGCGGCGTGATTATTTTATTGATTGCATTCACACGCCTGTTTTGATGCAGTGAGATGGTATACTAGAAACCATCATCGAATGAAAGAGGCGCATGTATGGCGTTGACTAAGTGGAATATGAAGTCGTTTATGAAAGGTGCGTCGATTCTTACGATGGCGGCCGTCATTGTCAAAGTGTTGAGCGCAATGTACCGGGTGCCTTTTCAAAACCTGGTTGGAGATAAAGGGTTTTATATTTATCAGCAAGTATATCCGTTCATTGGAATATTTATCGTCTGGACATCGTCAGGATTTGCGGTCGCCGTGTCGAAAATGCTGGCGGAAAGCAGAAGCCCGGGGGAGTCACGTGGAATTTTACGTGTGTCGCTTGCTTATCTTCTCTTATTATCCGCAGGTGTTTTTCTGTTATTGCGGTCTGGATCTTCGGTCTTTGCGGAATGGATGGGTGACACTGCATTGGCGCCTGTTCTGCAGGCCGGGGCATATATTGTGCTTGTGCTGCCGTTTCTTGCCGTTCTGAAGGGTGTCTTCCAATCAGAAGGACAAATGATACCTGTTGCGATATCCAATGTGTCGGAACAGTTACTCCGCGTCGTGATTGTACTTGCGGGCACGTGGATTGCTGTGCGCACGGGAACGTCGCTTTATAAAATAGGGGAAATTACAATGTGGGCCGCAGTGGCCGGCGAAGCGGCGGGCGTCTTGATTCTCACATGGTTCTTCCTGCAGCGTGAACGCATGGCAGCAGCAGCCGTGAAACCGTGGAAAGTGGTCAGGGAGCTGACCAAAATCAGTATAAGTGTCAGTGCAAGCTCTTTAATATTACTGGTCTTTCAATTAGTGGACTCATTTACAATTTACAATGCGCTAGTTCAGGCCGGTACAGTAAGTGAAGCGGCTATGGAAATGAAAGGTGTCTATGACCGCGGACAGCCGCTGGCGCAAATGGGCATTTTGCTGGCATCGACTTTAGCGCTCGCATTAGTGCCCCTAATTGCACACCATGCTTCAAAAACAGACGGTCGCAGTGCATTGCCATTCATCAGTCTGACATTCCGCACGTCTATTTTATTCGGCTGGGCCGCCACAATCGGACTGATTCTTGTGCTGCCTTATGTGAATGAAATGCTGTTTCAGACTCGGACAGGTTCCGTTGCTCTGATCATCTTCTGTATACAGATTTTCTGGCTGTCGATTATCCTGCCGTTGACAGCGATCTTGCAGGGGAGCGGAAACGTGCGGGGGCCGCTTATACTTATGCTGCTCGGTATACTCATTAAACTGGCAGCCACACCGCCGATGGTCCGGCACTTCGGCATTGAAGGTGCTGCTGCGTCAGGTGCCGTTGCGTTTGCTGTTGTTGCCGTGTTGTTAATCATCTATTTCAAGCGTTACTGGAAGCTTCCGCTGGCGCCATTCCGTTTTTATGCAGTGCTGGCCGGTGCAGGCGCAGCGATGGCGGGGGTGCTGATTCCGTGGACGCTGTCAGTGGATTATTGGCTGTCAGACGCACTGTCATCACGCGCAAGCGCTGCGCTGACTGCACTTTCGGCTGTCGCAATCGGAGCAATCATATTCCTTTTCGTCGTCTTGAAATCACGTATAATGAAAGAAAAAGAGTGGTATTTGCTGCCTTTCGGTAAAAGACTGGCGACTGCTCAACTATGGCTAACTAAAAATAGAAGGTGAATCATGTGAATAAGATAACCGTCATTGGATTAGGTGCAAGTGATTTGGACCAGCTGTCACTCGGCACATACCGATTATTGAAACAGGCTGACCATCTCTTTGTCCGTACGGAAGAACATCCTGTCGTAAAGGAGTTGCGTTCTGAAGGTCTCAAAATGGACAGTTTCGATGCAATCTATGAAGCGAATGATGCATTTGAAGATGTCTATCAGCAAATTGTCGAAAAGCTGCTTGAAATGAGCATGAAACAGCCGATTACATATGCCGTGCCGGGTCATCCGCTTGTGGCGGAACGCACGGTTCAATTGCTGATTGAGAAAGAACGGGCGGGTGAAATCGAACTGCATATCGCAGGCGGAAGCAGCTTTTTGGATCCCATTTTTACCGCGTTGCGTATAGATCCGATCGAAGGCTTTCAGCTGCTTGACGGAACGGACTTGAAGCGTGATGACGTACGCATGGATCAGCATGTCTTAATTGGACAAGTTTACGATGCATTTGTCGCTTCAGATGTGAAATTATCTCTAATGGAAAAGTATCCCGACGATCACACCGTTACGATTGTAACGTCTGCAGGCTCACAGGATGAAACGTTGACAGAAGTCCCTTTGTTTGAGCTTGACCGCGTCGTGGCTTTGAATAACCTGACGACAGTCTACGTACCGCCGCTTCCTGACCGTGAACAGCGGTTGAAAGAATGGAGTTCATTCCGTGAGATTATCGCGGCCTTGCGCGCGCCGGACGGCTGTCCTTGGGATCGTGAGCAGACGCATGAATCATTGAAGCGTTATGTAATTGAAGAATCTTTCGAGCTGATACAGGCGATTGACGAAGAAGACGACGAATCAATCATTGAAGAACTTGGTGATGTGCTCCTGCAAGTGTTCCTGCACGCGCAAATCGGTGAAGACAACGGGTACTTCTCCATGGAAGACGTTCTTGAAACGGTCGGAGCGAAAATGATCCGTCGCCACCCGCATGTCTTTGCGCAAACGAAAGCAGATACGACAGACGACGTGCTGACAAACTGGCAGGCGATCAAGGAACAGGAAAAGCCGAGACCGTCCAGTTTGCTGGACGGTCAGGAACGTCTGGCATCATCCATGCTCACTGCCTACAATTATCAGAAAGCCGCCGCAAAAGTTGGATTCGACTGGCCTTCCATAGAAGGAGCTTTTGACAAGTTCCGGGAAGAGTGGAAGGAGTTCCAGGAAGAAGTGCGCAGCGGCGGGACGGAGCAGCAGCTGGACGAGCTTGGAGATGTCTTGTTCACTATCATCAACATAGCAAGATTCTTGAAAATCTCACCGGAAGAAGCGATGTGGCATACGAATAAAAAATTCAAATC
The Sporosarcina sp. P33 genome window above contains:
- a CDS encoding NADP-dependent malic enzyme encodes the protein MNKKYKSSLHMHQIHNGKMEVVSKVPLENKEDLSLAYSPGVAEPCVEIAHDPSLAYEYTIKGNLVAVVTDGTAVLGLGDIGPEAALPVMEGKALLLKQFAGIDAFPICLDTKNVDEIVNIVKMMSPTFGAVNLEDISAPRCFEIEQRLREECNIPIFHDDQHGTAIVVGAGLLNALKVVGKERSEVKIVLNGAGAAGVAITKLLLNMGFENIIMCDSKGIIFEGRDYSMNDIKHEMSRVTNLEKIEGSLEDAMKGADVFVGVSVANLLTKELIALMNTDPIVFGLANPNPELKPELAEEYGVRIIATGRSDYPNQVNNVLAFPGIFRGALDVRATEINEEMKLAATYAIADLIKDEDLRDDYIIPDPFDDRIPTIVAHAVGKAAMRTGVSVAKELILPNR
- the ytaF gene encoding sporulation membrane protein YtaF; the protein is MTWLLIAGFAISSSIDNFGVGLSYGVQRVRIPPASNALIAAICFIFSLIGIVSGAWLAELLPGMLPDLIAFAVLSMIGIRIMVIAFRQQKRHQSNVFSEPERMDFDGSSHISLGEALLLGIALSANALTNGVGAGLLALSPIAIALSAAIGSYITLSAGVRLGARLAGVQIGRMSVGQFGTFMSGVIILLIAFTRLF
- a CDS encoding polysaccharide biosynthesis protein, translating into MALTKWNMKSFMKGASILTMAAVIVKVLSAMYRVPFQNLVGDKGFYIYQQVYPFIGIFIVWTSSGFAVAVSKMLAESRSPGESRGILRVSLAYLLLLSAGVFLLLRSGSSVFAEWMGDTALAPVLQAGAYIVLVLPFLAVLKGVFQSEGQMIPVAISNVSEQLLRVVIVLAGTWIAVRTGTSLYKIGEITMWAAVAGEAAGVLILTWFFLQRERMAAAAVKPWKVVRELTKISISVSASSLILLVFQLVDSFTIYNALVQAGTVSEAAMEMKGVYDRGQPLAQMGILLASTLALALVPLIAHHASKTDGRSALPFISLTFRTSILFGWAATIGLILVLPYVNEMLFQTRTGSVALIIFCIQIFWLSIILPLTAILQGSGNVRGPLILMLLGILIKLAATPPMVRHFGIEGAAASGAVAFAVVAVLLIIYFKRYWKLPLAPFRFYAVLAGAGAAMAGVLIPWTLSVDYWLSDALSSRASAALTALSAVAIGAIIFLFVVLKSRIMKEKEWYLLPFGKRLATAQLWLTKNRR
- the mazG gene encoding nucleoside triphosphate pyrophosphohydrolase produces the protein MNKITVIGLGASDLDQLSLGTYRLLKQADHLFVRTEEHPVVKELRSEGLKMDSFDAIYEANDAFEDVYQQIVEKLLEMSMKQPITYAVPGHPLVAERTVQLLIEKERAGEIELHIAGGSSFLDPIFTALRIDPIEGFQLLDGTDLKRDDVRMDQHVLIGQVYDAFVASDVKLSLMEKYPDDHTVTIVTSAGSQDETLTEVPLFELDRVVALNNLTTVYVPPLPDREQRLKEWSSFREIIAALRAPDGCPWDREQTHESLKRYVIEESFELIQAIDEEDDESIIEELGDVLLQVFLHAQIGEDNGYFSMEDVLETVGAKMIRRHPHVFAQTKADTTDDVLTNWQAIKEQEKPRPSSLLDGQERLASSMLTAYNYQKAAAKVGFDWPSIEGAFDKFREEWKEFQEEVRSGGTEQQLDELGDVLFTIINIARFLKISPEEAMWHTNKKFKSRFQFVEQSVKQGSGDFSDYTAEELEEFWRQAKRKEGTQ